The region TATATTCGGCGGTGTGAAAAGGATCGCCAGCTTTAGCAGCATGGTCGTTCCATTTATGGCGCTGGGGTATATTATTGTCGCCTGCGTGATTATCGCTATTAATATTAACCAGCTCCCTTCGGTTATTCTGCTGATCTGGAAAAGTGCGTTCGGCCTTGAAGCAGGTTTCGGTGCCATCCTGGGGCAGGCCATCATGTGGGGCGTTAAGCGCGGCGTCTATTCCAACGAGGCCGCGCAGGGGACCGGGCCGCATGCATCCTCTGCGGCGGCAGTAAGCCATCCGGTGAAGCAGGGGCTGGTTCAGGCGTTCTCGGTCTACATCGACACGCTGTTTGTCTGCTCCGCGACCGGGTTTATGCTGCTGATCACCGGGCTGTATAACGTCCAGGGCGTCGACGGTGCAGCGCTTTATACCGGGATTGCTGGCGTGGCCGCGGGTCCTGGCTATGTGCAGACGGCGATGGAAAGTATGATGCCAGGCTTTGGTAATTACTTTGTTGCCATTGCGCTGTTCTTCTTTGCCTTCACGACGATTATTGCCTACTACTATATTGCCGAAACTAATATCGCCTTCATTAACCGTAAAATTCACCGTCCATGGCTGACATTCCTGCTCAAGCTATGTCTGATGGCCTCCACGGTATATGGCACGGTTCGCACCGCGGATCTGGCATGGGGACTGGGGGATATCGGGGTAGGGCTGATGGCGTGGCTCAACATTATTGCCATTGTTCTGTTGCATAAAAAAGCGTTTGCCAGCCTTAAGGATTATGAAATCCAGAATGCGCAGGGGCTGGATCCACAGTTTGACCCGGTTCGGCTGGGAATTAAAAATGCGGATTACTGGCTTGATGGGCGTAAGGATGAGGATGGTGTTCAGCCTGAACAGGTTTCATCGCTTGAAAGAAAGCAGCCTGCAGCAAAGTTGAATAGCTGAGTAATCGAATAAAAAAGCCCGGGCATTAGTTCGGGCTTTTTTTTGTGAGGCGGCTCAGTCCGTACCGGGGGGGATTGACTCGCTTCGCTCGCCCTACGGGCAGCCTGTTCGCTGCGCTCTCAGTCTGTCCAACTGGCTGTCGCCAGTTGTCGAACCCCGGTCGGGGGTTCTCATCCCCCCGCAGGCATGCAATATGCGAAAAAAAAGCCCGCATTTTCATGCGAGCTCTTCTTTAAATATGGCGGTGAGGGGGGGATTCGAACCCCCGATACGTTGCCGTATACACACTTTCCAGGCGTGCTCCTTCAGCCACTCGGACACCTCACCATATTGTTTTGCTGCCTGACCGCTTGGGGGGCAACGGGGCGCTACTATAGGGAGTTGCGCTAACACGGTCAAGCAGATTTTCAGCTTTAGTGCCTGTTCGGTTAAGCATTAATCAGCTCCACGGTTTTTACGTCGTGGAGCAGAGGATTAACGCTGTGAATCGAGCACTTCGCTGTTTTTAACCACTTCCTGTGCTTTGCCGTAGCTTTCGATCAACAGCCGGTAAGCCGGGAAGATGTGGGTATACACCTCAGCCCACTCAGCCGCGTCCTCACGGTTCCAGGTTCGCTGGATCTCGGAGGCTACCGCCGCCGTATCCATCGGGACCACGCCGGCCTGCACCACGCGCGCCAGGGTGATCTCCTGCGCCATTTTGCTGTAGGTACCGGAGGCATCAATCACCGCAAACACTTTATAGCCGTCCGCCACCGCGCTGATTGACGGGAAAGCCATGCAGACGCTGGTGATTGTGCCCGCGATAATTAACGTCTTACGCCCTGTCGCTTTCACCGCCGCCACAAACTCCGGGTTATCCCAGGCGTTGATCTCGCCTTTACGGGCAACATACTGCGCATGCGGCGCGTTGGCGTGGATCTCCGGGATAAGCGGTCCGTTCGGTCCCTGTGGGACGGACGCGGTGGTGATCACCGGGATCTTCGCCAGGGTAGCGATTTTTGCCAGCGCAGCCGCACGGGCGCGCAGTTCCGGCATTGGCATATCCCCAACGGTCTGGAACAGACCGCTCTGGTGATCGATAAGCAACATCACCGCATCGTTCACATCAATAACCGGACGTGTGCCATTAAAATTCGCAGGTGTAGACATTATCTTTTCCTTTATTATGTTCAGATCTGGCCGAAGCGGCCGGAGTTAAAATCACGAATGGCTTCGTTGATTTCGCTTTTACTGTTCATCACAAACGGGCCATAGCCCACGATGGGTTCATTCAGCGGCTCGCCGGCCATCAGCAGCACTTTGGCATCGCTGTTCGTCTCCAGGTGCAGTTTGTCGCCTTCCTGGCTCAATACGACCAGCTGAGCTTCACCCGCCTGCGTTGTGCCGTTCACCGTGATGTTGCCTTCAAGCACGACCAGCGCGGTGCTCCAGCCTTCGGGCAGATTGAGCGTCAGGTGGCTTCCCTGGTTCAGCGCAATGTCCCAGACGTTGAGCGGGGAGAAGGTGTGCGCCGGGCCGGTTACAGCCTCGTAGCGACCGGCAATGACCCGCAGCGAACCGCTGTTGTCCGGTAGCGTCACGGTCGGGATCGCATCCTTCGTAATGCTCTGGTAGCCCGGAGCCGCCATCTTGTCTTTGGCCGGCAGGTTGACCCAAAGCTGCATCATTTTCAGTTCTCCGCCTTTCTGCGAGAACGCGCTGGAGTGGAACTCCTCGTGCAAAATGCCTGCACCTGCCGTCATCCACTGCACGTCGCCGGGGCCAATGACGCCGCCTTTGCCCGTAGAATCGCGATGCTCCACTTCACCGGAATAGACGATGGTGACCGTTTCAAAACCCCGGTGAGGGTGTTGGCCTACGCCGCGTTTCGCCCCATCGGCCGGAAAGGTGTACGGGCCCGCGTAGTCCAGCAGCAGGAACGGGCTCAGCGGCTCGCCGTGCGTCTGATAAGAGAACATTGAACGGACCGGGAAACCATCGCCAACCCAGTGCTGGCGGGGAGCGGTATAAACGCCTGTTACGTTTTTCATGATTAACTCCTGATGTTCTGTTGATGTAATTAGCTTATATTCAGAGTTAATATCCCGGTAGATAGTGAAAATGGCATTCACTGTTCTGAAAATGGAACGATGAGGATTTATGCAGGATCTCAATGACTTCGTCTGGTTTGTGAAGGTGGTGGACTACGGTGGCTTTGCCGCGGCGGGAAGGGCGCTTGATCTGCCAAAGTCCAGGCTAAGCCGCCGGATAGCGCAGCTGGAAGAACGCCTTGGCGTGCGGCTTATCCACCGAACAACCCGACAGTTTACGGTGACCGAGGTCGGGCAGACCTTCTACCAGCACTGTAAAGCGATGATGGTAGAGGCCGAGGCCGCGGAGGAAGCCGTTGCGGCACTGCAGGCTGAACCGCGCGGTGTTGTCAGAATTACGTGCCCAATAACTCTGTTGCATGTCCACGTGGGTCCGATGCTGGCCAGATTTATGGCGCGCTACCCCGGGATCAATCTTCAGCTTGAGGCGACCAACCGGCGGGTAGACCTGGTGGGTGAGGGGGTTGATATCGCTATCCGCGTACGCCCGCGTCCGTTTGATGACAGCGACCTGGTTTTAAGGGTGCTGGCTGACAGGGGTCATTGTCTGGTCGCCGGTCCGGCCTTAATTCAACGCCTGGGCGAACCCGTTGTGCCATCTGAACTCAGTGCCTGGCCCGGGTTAAGCATGAACGAGGGGAAACATATTCATAAATGGGCGCTGTCAGGTCCCGGAGGTGCCAAAGCGGAGATCCATTACCACCCCCGATTGATTACCACCGATATGCTGGCGCTACGTGAAGCTGCCATGGCCGGCATCGGCGTGGTGCAACTGCCGATTTTGATGGTCAAGGACCAGCTGGCGTCAGGGGAACTGGTACGGGTGCTCAACGCGTGGGAACCCCGGCGGGAAGTGATTCACGCGGTTTATCCTTCGCGGCGCGGCCTGCTGCCGTCGGTCAGGACGCTGGTGGATTTTCTGACCGAAGAGTATGCGCGGATGGTGGAAGAGTAATACTTCCCTCTCCCCTGGGGAGAGGGGAAGGGTGAGGGGCTCAGGCCGCACCGAGCTGCATATAGCACCAGGGGATTCTCATCCCCCCAGAGGCGTGCAACATGCGAAAAAAAAAAGCCCGCATTTTCATGCGAGCTCTTCTTTAAATATGGCGGTGAGGGGGGGGATTGACTCGCTTCGCTCGCCCTACGGGCAGCCTGTTCGCTGCGCTCTCAGTCTGTCCAACTGGCTGTCGCCAGTTGTCGAACCCCGGTCGGGGGTTCTCATCCCCCCTTTTCGGAGAATATAAAAGAAAAAAGCCCGTACTTTCGTACGAGCTCTCATCTTAAATATGGCGGTGAGGGGGGGATTCGAACCCCCGATACGTTGCCGTATACACACTTTCCAGGCGTGCTCCTTCAGCCACTCGGACACCTCACCATATTGTCATCCCGTTGTTGCCGGGACGGGCGCTAATGTAAGGAAAAGCCGAACTGCCGTCAACTCACTTTTTCAGTAATTTAGCGCGTTTAGACAAACTTCAAGCAACCTGACTCCTAAATGTGCACAAAGCGCCTCTTTTATCAGCAACGCGGTTTCCTGATAAATTTGTTATGCTGGCAATCCACTTGAAAACGAAAACAAAACAGTGCAATAAGAGGCAGGAATGACCATGGATATTCTCTTCTATCACCCTACATTTGATACCGCTTACTGGATTGACGCACTTTCGGCGGCGCTGCCCGGAGCACGCGTACGCGAGTGGAAGCGTGGCGATAATGAACATGCTGATTATGCGCTGGTCTGGCACCCGCCGGTTGAGATGCTACAGGGGCGCAAACTGAAGGCGGTTTTCGCGCTGGGGGCGGGCGTTGATTCGATCCTCAGTAAACTGAAAGCGCACCCAGAAATGCTGCCTGAAAATATTCCGTTGTTCCGTCTCGAAGATACGGGAATGGGCCAGCAGATGCAGGAGTATGCCGTGAGCCAGGTGCTGCACTGGTTCCGCCGCTTCGACGATTATCAGGCCTTTAAACAGCAATCCCACTGGGAGCCGCTGCCGGATTATCGACATGAAGATTTTACCGTTGGGATCCTCGGCGCGGGTGTGCTCGGCTCAAAAGTGGCAGAAGCACTCGCTCCGTGGGGCTTCCCGCTACGCTGCTGGAGCCGCAGCCGCAAGAATTATCCGGGCGTAGAGAGCTTTGCCGGAACGGATGAGCTTCCGTCCTTTCTGAAAGGCACGCGTGTGCTTATTAACCTGCTGCCTAATACCGCCGAAACGGTGGGCATTATCAATAGTACTCTCCTGAACCAGTTAGCCGAGCAGAGCTATTTAATGAACCTTGCGCGCGGGGTCCATGTCGTGGAAGGCGATCTGCTGAAGGCGCTGGAAAGCGGAAAGCTCAAAGGCGCCATGCTGGATGTCTATAGCCGTGAGCCGCTGCCCGCGGAAAGCCCGCTGTGGTCGCATCCACGCGTCGCGATGACCCCGCACGTGGCTGCCGTGACGCGTCCGGCAGAAGCGGTGGCGTATATATCCCATACCATCAGCGAAATGGAAAAGGGTAACGCGGTCACCGGACAGGTCGACAGACAGCGCGGCTACTGAGAGAAACCCGGCGTTCGCCGGGTTTTTGCTAATATTCGCCGCTGATAACTGCTATCCTTTGGAAAAACCGCAGAGGAGAGAGAGATGTATCCCGTTGACCTGCATATGCACACCGTCGCCAGCACCCACGCGTATAGCAACCTCCATGATTATATCGCCCAGGCGAAGCTTAAAGGCATCAAGCTGTTCGCGATCACCGATCATGGCCCGGACATGGCGGATGCGCCGCACTACTGGCATTTTGTGAATATGCGGATCTGGCCACGCCTGGTGGACGGTATTGGGATACTGCGCGGCATTGAGGCGAACATCAAAAATACCGACGGTGAGATCGACTGCACCGGCCCGATGCTGACGTCTCTTGACCTTATCCTCGCCGGTTTCCATGAGCCGGTTTTCCCTCCTCAGGATAAAGACACCAACACCGCGGCGATGATTGCCACCATTGCCAGCGGCAATGTGCACATTATCAGCCATCCCGGTAACCCGAAGTATCCGATTGATATTCAGGCTGTCGCGCAGGCGGCAGCGAAGCACCGCGTGGCGCTGGAGATTAATAACTCCTCCTTTGTTCACTCGCGTAAGGGCAGCGAAGCCAACTGTCGCGACGTGGCGGCCGCCGTGCGTGACGCGGGTGGCATGGTGGCGCTGGGATCAGACTCTCATACCGCGTTTACGCTGGGTGATTTCAGCGAGTGCCTGAAAGTGCTGAATGATGTTAACTTCCCGGAAGCGCAAATCCTGAACGTGACCCCACGCCGCATGCTCGATTTCCTCGAGTCGCGCGGAATGGAGCCGATTGCCGAATTTGCCGATCTTTAATTGTGTAATGGAATCATAAAAATGAACGAGTTTTCCATCCTCTGCCGCGTGCTGGGTACGCTCTATTATCGCCAGCCGCAAGACCCGCTGTTGGTTCCGCTCTTTACGTTAATTCGTGAAGGCAAACTGGCGCAGAACTGGCCGCTGGAACAGGATGATTTACTGGAACGTCTGCAAAAAAGCTGCGACATGCAGCAGATCGCGACGGACTACAATGCGCTGTTCGTCGGCGATGAGTGCCGCGTTTCGCCATACCGTTCAGCCTGGCAGGAAGGGGCAACGGAAGCGGAAGTCCGCGCGTTCCTCTCCACGCGCGGTATGCCGCTGAGCGATACGCCGGCCGATCATATCGGTACGCTGCTGCTGGCGGCGTCCTGGATCGAAGACAACGCTGGTGATGATGAGAACGACGCCATTGAAACCCTGTTCGAAACGTACCTGCTGCCGTGGGTCGGGACATTCCTGGGTAAAGTCGAAGCGCATGCCACCTCGCCATTCTGGAGAACGCTGGCCCCGCTGACCCGCGACGCTATCGCGGCAATGTGGGATGAGCTGGAAGAAGAAAACGAAGAGTGATTCAGATCACATAAATTCTGCAACTCAACATTCCTACTTGCACGTAATGTGCTGCTGATCTCATTTCTATGGTGCGCTTCTGCTAAGATGCGCGCCATGAACATATTACTTTGTATCGCAATAACGACAGGTATTCTCTCTGGACTCTGGGGATGGGTTGCCGTGTCTCTCGGATTGCTCAGCTGGGCCGGGTTCCTCGGCTGTACCGCCTATTTCGCCTGTCCGCAGGGGGGCGTCAAAGGGCTCTTTATCTCTGGCTGCACGCTGATGAGCGGTGTTATCTGGGCGCTGGTGATCGTGAAGGGCAGCGCGCTGGCACCGCATCTGGAAATCCTGGGATATGTCATGACGGGTGTCGTCGCCTTTTTAATGTGCATCCAGGCCAGGCATCTGCTGCTTTCATTTGTGCCGGGAACCTTTATGGGGGCATGTGCGACCTTTGCAGGGCAGGGGGACTGGAAGCTGGTGGTTCCCTCCCTGGCGCTGGGATTGCTGTTTGGCTATGCCATGAAAAACAGCGGTCTATGGCTGGCGTCGCGGCGGGAAAAAGCGCAAAGCATCACGGCGGTGAGCGAATAAAAAAAAGGCGAGATAATCATCTCGCCTTTTTTATGCGCTTCCTGTCAGGATTCCGGAGGGACTGACATATCGCGGTATTTCACCAGAATCGGGTTCTGCACGTCTGCTTTGTTTTGCAGATCCCACAGCCCGCGGTCTATACCGTCGTTAATTAAGTAGATCACGCCGGTTTCAATGGCTGACATCAGGCACATCATGACCGGCTCGTTAGAGGTGTAGCCGATTTCACCTTCCAGCAAACGCTGGTAATCGATGAAGCGGAATACCCCAGCCTGAACTTCATAAGACAGAATGGTTTTGCTGGTGTTCACTGAAGAGAGCACTTCGCCTGTACTGACGTTAACCACACGCAGGTTAACGGCGATTTGGTCGAGCTGATACTGGGTATCCGCACCGATACCGAAGTAACGTGCTCCCGCACCACCTGATTTAACGTTACTTTCGTAGCCAATAATCGATCCTTCAATCATCACGTTCGCTGCTGCCAGAGATTCCAGAGGCGTTCGGTTATTGGCCGCGACGGTACCATTTTCCTGTGCGGCGCGAATGATTTTCCGTTCATTCAACAGGTTCTGGAGACCCTGACGTTCCAGCGGAATAAACCAGTGCGAATCCTTGAGCGCGGTAACCAGCATCGCGGTGGCGCTTTGCGGCACGGCCGTGGAGAAGTTACTTGCCGGGTAAGGTTTAAATTGCCCGGTTTCATCCTGAATGTTGTATACGGAGACAAATATTTTCCCCGTTGGAGCAGGTAAATGCGTTAAATCACGATAACTCTGGGCCCGAGGCATTAATGTAGGTTTTGCAGCTTCTTTAGGTGGAGCAGTTAAACAACCGCTCAATAAGCACACTGCAACAAATATCAGGAAGCGCTGCATGATCGTTGTCCTTATTTAGCTATTGTTTAAAAGTCAGTTGAATTACTTTGTAGACCGGAAACCTGAATGGTGGAGATTCTTCCGGTTTTACGATCGGTTACGTTCAACTGAAGCTGTCCGTCCGTGTTGGCGATATCAACGATAAAGTCGTTGGTCACCATCCGGCCGGGTTTACCGGTATTAATGTTGGTCAGTAACCCACCTAAAATCTGCGACTGGATGGCCTGCGTGAAGTTGTCCAGTGCAGACGGGGTATCAATGCTAAAATCCTTTAAGCTCGGATCCTTATAGGAGTTTTGCGCCTGGGCTTCGTTCAGCAGGAATGCGCCGTTATTAGGGTTACCGCCAAAGTTAGGGTTACGGAACTGAAACGTCATGTTTCCGGCCCAGCTGATGGGTGTTATCAGCATTATCGAAACAACTGCATATGCAATACGCATGACAGCCTCCGCATATCGGTTCGCTAGAACTCGTCTTTTGCTAAATCGCTGGTGCTTAATAGGGCTTTATCTATTTGCAGGCGATTAATAGCGTCTTCTGATTGTTCCAGTGCTAAGACGACGTTTTTATCGAAGTCTATTTTGGTCGGGAATAAAAACGTTTGATAAATAACGTTCTGATTAGCCGTTATTGTTATCCAACTTCCCCATCGTGCACTGGGCCGCTCGTTGATTGTTATATTACCCGTGTAGGTACTGTCCCATTTGTCACTGAAGGCACGGTAAAAAGTGTGCCCGACCGATGAGACAGTGTGGTCTGTTAACAATCCGGGAACTTCGACCTCGACGGCCCTCAGATTCCCGGCAGCGAGCAGGAAACTCGCTGCGGCGATCCAACTCAACGTGCGCTTCATGTGATTAACGCCTGAGGTTATCGTTTGCCCACGAAACAGCCTGAGTTCGGTTTTTCACAGCTATCTTCTTGAAAAGATTATAAAGGTGCGTCTTTACCGTATTTTCGCTGATAAATAACGAACGGGCGATTTCAATATTTGAAGCACCAATGCGTAACTTGTTCAGGATCTCTTTCTCACGGTGCGTGAGCAGGGCTGACTCTGAGCTGTTATAGCGATAATTTCCGGAGTGCGTGATGAGATAGCTGGCAAGCTTTTGCGAAAAATAACACTCTCCGCGCAATATACCTTGCAGCCCCTCTACTACCCGGTCTTCTTCTTCCGTGACGTAGAACACGCCATTGATATGCGGCCAGCTTTCAATATCTCTGAAAGGATATTCATCAGGCGTATTCAACAATAGCACGCGGATATTATTGTTTTTCCTGCTTAAAATATCTTGCCAGTAATGGATAAGCTTTTTATCAGCTTCCATCATATCGAAAAGAATGATGCTGCCAGGTGCAATATCATCAAAAGAACGTTGAATATTATGCAATTTCCCGTTCAGTGATAATGATTGCTTTAAATGTTGTAATAAAGCTGTCGCTTGCAAAGAAGGTTTTGTGATCAACAGTAATGTATGACCATGTAAACTATGGACTTCATTATACATGATGAAACCCCACTTTTTTTTTGGCACCTGGCAGCTGTCCTCCTGTTTAAAAGAGGACACCAGAAGTACTGACAGATGTTGCACTGCTGTGTGTAGAATCAGACCATAACCTCCACAGGGAGGTAAATATAAAACCAATTTCGTACATCTAATTTCAATCTAGCTTTTACGAAGTTTAAAGCAAGTGTTAAACATGTAACAGGATGTAAAAATCAATATTAATTTGTGAAATTAGGTTGTTTGGAATGGCAATAATTGATGAGAAAGTTGTACACATAAATAGAGATGCACAGATTTTAAAAATCATACAAATATTTTTAATAGCTTGATTTTTAAAATTATTTTTTATTTTTGTCAAGCGATAATTAAGTATGAGTTTCAGATAATTTCTAAGCCCACGAATGAGTGACTGTCTGGCTTAAGAAAAGAGGCTTCGTGTCACGCGTTGAGAAAAATGTTCTCCTGCCGTTACGTTTAAACAACCCGGGAGGAAGCGTGGACAGCCTTCGTGTCGTTGTACAAGTCTTCCGCAATACACCTTTAATAAAAAATATAAGCTGGCCTGATTAAAGTGATTTTTGAGGTAAATTACGACTTTGTGGTGAGCCGATAAATAAAAATAAGCCGCGTGGGTGAGATATTTAAAATGTTTCAGCGGACATACTCTTCACCGTAACGACGCGTTAACACAATACGAGTCGTTTTAACAAGTAACATTGTTAAAGGGTTATGGCACGATTAAATAGCCAGGTCCAGGGTGACAACATGAAAAACGCATCGTTAATTATGATGTTTACATTACTGGGTGCGCCTGGATTTGTAACCGCAGCGAATTCAGATTTGGCAAATTCTGAATATAACTTTGCGGTTAACGAATTAAGTCTTTCATCACTAAATCAGGCAGCCATTATTGGTCAACGGGGCGTTTTCAATAACGCTGAGGTTAGCCAGGAAGGTTCAAGACTCTTATCCATTGTATCCCAGGATGGGGTAGGTAACAGAGCGAGAGTTGATCAATCAGGGGGTTACAATATTGCCTGGATCGATCAGAGCGGTAACGCGAATGATGCAGGTATTACGCAAGATGGATACGGTAATAGCGCGAAAATTATCCAGAAAGGGTCGGGTAATAGAGCAAATATTACGCAGTACGGTACGCAGAAAACCGCAGTTGTAGTGCAGAAACAGTCGCAAATGGCGATTAACGTTATTCAACATTAGCGCGTTGGCGACGACTTTAATCAATCCGATGGGGGTTTACCATGAAATTTCTCAAAGTGGCAGCGCTTGCAGCAATCGTAGTTTCTGGTAGTGCTATGGCGGGTTCTATTAATCAGGGCGGCTGGGGTCATGGACATGGTCATGGCGGATACAGTGGCCCAAATTCCACCCTGAATATTTATCAGGACGGTGGCGGTAACTCAGCGGTAGCTCTGCAGACAGACGCCAGAAATTCTGTCCTGAATATTAGCCAGAAAGGTGGCGGTAACGGCGCTGACGTTGGTCAGGGTTCTGATGATAGTAAAATCAACCTGTCCCAGAAAGGTTTTGGCAACAGTGCGACACTTGATCAGTGGAACAGTAAAAAATCCGTTATGAACGTTAGCCAGTCCGGCGGCTTTAACGGTGCACTCGTAGACCAGACTGCTTCCAACTCGACTGTCAACGTGACCCAGATCGGTTTTGGTAACCACGCGACAGCTCATCAGTACTGATACTGAAATCTGTGCTACAAAAAAACAGGGCTGATGCCCTGTTTTTTTTCGGGAGTTCATCATGAATACCTTAATTCTCCTTGCCGCGCTTTCCAGCCAGATCACCTTCAAAACGTCACAGCAGGAAAATATGACCACCATTATTCCTCAGGTCACTCTGGCGCAGTCGTGTGATTGTCAGGTTCAGATTGTGTCTTTACGAGAAGGGCAGGGGGGACAAAGTTCTTCCCGGCAGCAAAACACACTTTTTATACCCGCTAATCAGACGATTGATTTAATGCGCCTGAGTTTAAATATTAGCGCGGGAGACACGGTGAAAATCGTTGTCACCGTTTC is a window of Enterobacter cloacae complex sp. ECNIH7 DNA encoding:
- the csgA gene encoding curli major subunit CsgA gives rise to the protein MKFLKVAALAAIVVSGSAMAGSINQGGWGHGHGHGGYSGPNSTLNIYQDGGGNSAVALQTDARNSVLNISQKGGGNGADVGQGSDDSKINLSQKGFGNSATLDQWNSKKSVMNVSQSGGFNGALVDQTASNSTVNVTQIGFGNHATAHQY
- the csgC gene encoding curli assembly chaperone CsgC, with product MNTLILLAALSSQITFKTSQQENMTTIIPQVTLAQSCDCQVQIVSLREGQGGQSSSRQQNTLFIPANQTIDLMRLSLNISAGDTVKIVVTVSDGKSLHLSQQWSPTERSL